One Ignavibacteria bacterium DNA segment encodes these proteins:
- the meaB gene encoding methylmalonyl Co-A mutase-associated GTPase MeaB translates to MSSSNKQKSYKPDWTPKNAGAEFAVKIVKGVDSEKMKPDEKKFSKRKKLDLQDYVNGVLINDRTILARTITLIESNSSIHNETAQKVLKELLPNTGKSLRIGITGFPGAGKSSFIEAFGLYLINLGYKVAVLAIDPSSTITKGSILGDKTRMEKLSREKYSFIRPSPSSGTLGGVARKTRETMLVCEAAGYDVILVETVGVGQSETTVRSMVDFFLLIMIAGAGDELQGIKKGVIELADAILINKADGDNKAKALLAKSEFAMALHYLLPATKGWKTYADVCSALTGEGIKEFWANVQKFKETTISSDVFTERRNQQNIDWMLKMIDERLLADFYSSKQIKNELIKVTEKVLNRSLLPTQASDLLLKLFYS, encoded by the coding sequence ATGAGCAGTTCTAATAAACAAAAATCATATAAACCCGACTGGACACCAAAGAATGCTGGTGCTGAATTTGCAGTAAAGATAGTAAAAGGTGTTGATAGTGAGAAGATGAAACCTGACGAAAAGAAGTTCAGCAAACGCAAAAAGCTTGATTTGCAGGATTACGTTAACGGGGTTTTGATAAATGACAGAACGATTCTTGCAAGAACAATTACGCTGATAGAGAGTAACTCATCTATTCATAACGAAACGGCGCAAAAAGTTCTGAAGGAATTATTACCGAATACGGGAAAGTCACTCCGAATAGGCATTACCGGATTTCCGGGAGCAGGCAAGAGTTCTTTTATAGAAGCATTCGGATTATACCTGATAAATCTTGGATACAAAGTTGCAGTACTTGCGATTGACCCATCAAGTACGATAACGAAAGGGAGTATATTAGGCGATAAGACAAGGATGGAAAAACTATCGAGGGAAAAGTATTCATTCATCCGTCCTTCTCCTTCAAGCGGTACGCTTGGCGGGGTAGCAAGAAAGACAAGAGAAACAATGTTAGTTTGCGAAGCGGCGGGTTACGATGTAATACTCGTTGAGACGGTAGGGGTAGGGCAGAGTGAAACGACGGTTCGGTCGATGGTTGACTTCTTTTTGCTTATAATGATAGCAGGTGCGGGCGACGAACTGCAAGGAATTAAAAAAGGTGTAATAGAACTTGCGGACGCTATATTAATAAACAAAGCCGATGGTGACAATAAAGCGAAAGCCTTGCTTGCAAAATCTGAATTTGCTATGGCACTTCATTACTTGCTGCCAGCAACAAAAGGCTGGAAAACGTATGCCGATGTCTGCTCGGCGTTAACGGGCGAAGGGATAAAGGAATTCTGGGCAAACGTTCAGAAATTCAAAGAAACCACGATTAGCAGCGACGTCTTTACCGAAAGAAGAAACCAACAGAACATTGACTGGATGCTTAAGATGATTGATGAAAGACTACTTGCGGATTTTTATAGCAGCAAGCAGATAAAAAACGAATTAATTAAGGTTACTGAAAAAGTACTTAACAGGAGTTTGCTTCCAACACAGGCATCTGATTTGCTCTTGAAGCTATTTTACAGTTGA
- a CDS encoding T9SS type A sorting domain-containing protein: MKKQLFSLILIFCSISLYSQWSMNPAVNLSISDLSGEQVLPKVAATSDGGCYIGWFDQRGGGYAVYLQKLNSQGVKQFAADGLLISNNPQSSSLVDWDLAVDDSNCCVLAFTDTRAGSSINPYAYRISPSGQFLWGANGVALTDSVDVYQANPKVIVTSDGNFIIPWQYNNKIAIHKLDKSGNKVWGTVPMMIIGNPAIGTGEKFNYPTGVKSDNGSFILYWVGYTGQFFSPSNYKLYTQKYSGAGSGLWGNPFDTLWNQGNANAIYQPSIYSDGNNGAVYVWQSFITGPTVCYIQRKNSDGQILFPVNGVAATTTGAERLNFTPSASFMPSTGETYMFWQIKNSNQSLIGVHGQRFSSTGARLWTDAGLEVKPLDGNSFASLWTYTRDTSILGYYMEIGTATNDFAKAFKLDRNGNKQWGGSIITPGAYDGKKGRMSVALNQSGMSILAFQDNRNDAGGMYAQNINYDGSFGNPTGINSLGEVPGKFSLSQNYPNPFNPTTTIKFEIAKSSLVTLKVYDIMGREVMSLVNQNMNAGTYEYSLNMMNFTSGSYFYKMTAGDFSEVKKMIVLK; this comes from the coding sequence ATGAAAAAACAATTATTTTCACTAATTCTAATTTTCTGCAGTATATCTCTCTATTCACAATGGTCAATGAATCCTGCAGTAAATTTATCTATTAGCGACTTATCCGGAGAACAAGTATTACCTAAGGTTGCTGCTACATCCGACGGTGGCTGCTATATCGGCTGGTTTGACCAAAGAGGTGGAGGCTATGCTGTTTATTTACAAAAACTAAATTCTCAGGGAGTAAAACAGTTTGCCGCCGACGGTTTGCTTATAAGCAATAACCCGCAAAGCTCTTCGCTCGTTGATTGGGATTTAGCGGTTGATGACAGCAACTGCTGTGTCCTCGCATTCACTGATACAAGAGCTGGTAGTTCTATTAATCCTTACGCTTATAGGATTAGTCCTTCAGGGCAGTTCCTTTGGGGTGCTAACGGCGTTGCTTTGACAGATTCAGTAGATGTCTATCAGGCTAATCCAAAAGTTATAGTTACCTCAGACGGAAATTTTATCATTCCTTGGCAATACAATAACAAGATTGCTATTCATAAACTTGATAAATCCGGGAATAAAGTTTGGGGAACCGTTCCAATGATGATTATAGGGAATCCTGCAATAGGTACAGGAGAAAAATTTAATTATCCGACAGGAGTGAAGTCCGATAACGGTAGTTTTATTCTGTACTGGGTTGGATACACAGGACAGTTTTTCAGTCCATCGAACTATAAACTTTATACACAAAAATATTCGGGGGCAGGCTCTGGTCTCTGGGGGAACCCATTTGATACTCTTTGGAATCAAGGAAATGCAAACGCAATTTATCAGCCTTCAATTTATTCAGATGGGAATAACGGCGCCGTATATGTATGGCAAAGCTTCATAACCGGACCGACTGTATGTTATATCCAGAGAAAGAACTCTGATGGTCAGATTCTGTTTCCTGTCAATGGAGTTGCAGCAACTACAACAGGTGCAGAGAGGTTAAATTTTACTCCTTCTGCTTCGTTTATGCCTTCAACTGGAGAAACATATATGTTCTGGCAGATTAAGAATTCTAACCAATCGTTAATAGGTGTTCATGGGCAGAGATTTTCTTCTACAGGAGCAAGATTATGGACAGATGCAGGGCTTGAGGTAAAACCTCTTGATGGAAATTCATTTGCAAGCCTTTGGACATACACAAGGGATACAAGCATCCTTGGATACTATATGGAAATTGGAACAGCTACGAATGATTTTGCAAAAGCATTCAAGCTTGATAGAAATGGGAATAAGCAGTGGGGCGGAAGCATTATTACACCGGGAGCTTATGATGGCAAGAAAGGAAGAATGAGTGTTGCATTGAATCAAAGTGGCATGTCAATCCTAGCATTCCAGGATAATCGTAATGATGCCGGCGGAATGTATGCGCAGAATATTAATTATGACGGTTCTTTCGGAAACCCGACAGGAATAAATTCACTCGGCGAAGTTCCGGGCAAGTTCTCTTTGTCTCAAAATTATCCGAATCCGTTTAACCCGACTACAACAATCAAATTCGAAATAGCGAAAAGCAGTTTAGTTACTTTGAAAGTTTATGATATTATGGGCAGGGAAGTGATGTCGCTCGTCAATCAAAACATGAACGCAGGGACTTATGAATACTCGCTGAATATGATGAATTTTACGAGTGGTTCGTATTTCTATAAAATGACGGCTGGAGACTTTTCTGAGGTTAAGAAAATGATAGTATTGAAATAA
- the scpA gene encoding methylmalonyl-CoA mutase: MKVDFSKIELDLKSKKTSYEDWKKKFKKETGKDVEEFIWHTMEQIDVKPLYTKDDIKDYEHINYMAGIPPFLRGPYSTMYVQRPWTVRQYAGFSTAEESNAFYRRNLAAGQMGLSVAFDLATHRGYDSDHERVVGDVGKAGVAIDSIEDMKILFSKIPLDKMSVSMTMNGAVLPVLAFYIVAAEEQGVKQEQLIGTIQNDILKEYMVRNTYIYPPTPSIKIIADIFQFTSANMPKFNSISISGYHMQEAGATADLEMAYTLADGLEYVRTGIQSGMDIDKFAPRLSFFWAEGMNYFMEVAKLRAARVIWAKLIKMFDPKNPKSMALRTHSQTSGWSLTEQDPYNNVVRTCVEAMAAALGHTQSLHTNSLDEAIALPTDFSARIARNTQLYLQDETNICKVIDPWGGSYYVESLTDALLKRGWQHILEVESYGGMTKAIEAGIPKLRIEEASARRQARIDSARETIVGVNKFCLEKEEPMEILEVDNTAVRLSQIKRLEAMKKSRDQKKVDEALSALTKCAETGEGNLLDLAIKAARVRASLGEISFALENVWGRFQAVTRTISGVYNSEYASGNEDKVLLAKKLTDEFAKKEGRRPRIMVAKMGQDGHDRGAKVVATAYADMGFDVDMGPLFQTPEETARQAVENDVHVIGMSSLAAGHKTLLPQLIEELKKLGREDIIVICGGVIPVQDYDFLYEHGVTAIFGPGTKIPEAAIQIMEEINKRF, translated from the coding sequence ATGAAAGTAGATTTTTCGAAGATTGAATTAGATTTGAAGTCAAAGAAGACATCATACGAAGACTGGAAGAAGAAGTTCAAGAAAGAAACGGGCAAGGATGTTGAGGAGTTTATCTGGCATACGATGGAACAGATAGACGTGAAGCCGCTTTACACAAAGGATGACATTAAGGACTATGAGCATATAAATTACATGGCGGGTATTCCCCCGTTTTTAAGAGGACCTTATTCGACCATGTATGTGCAGAGACCCTGGACCGTTAGGCAGTACGCGGGCTTTTCGACCGCGGAAGAAAGCAACGCATTCTATAGAAGGAATCTTGCGGCGGGTCAGATGGGGCTTTCTGTAGCGTTCGACCTTGCGACACACAGGGGTTATGATTCAGATCACGAAAGAGTTGTTGGCGATGTTGGCAAGGCAGGCGTTGCGATTGATTCCATTGAAGACATGAAGATACTTTTCTCGAAGATTCCTTTGGACAAGATGTCGGTCTCTATGACGATGAACGGCGCTGTCCTTCCCGTGCTTGCGTTTTATATAGTTGCAGCGGAGGAACAGGGCGTCAAGCAGGAACAACTTATAGGAACTATTCAGAATGATATTCTTAAGGAGTACATGGTTAGGAATACGTACATATATCCTCCGACCCCTTCCATAAAAATCATCGCAGATATATTTCAATTCACTTCCGCTAACATGCCGAAGTTCAACAGTATAAGCATTTCCGGCTACCACATGCAAGAAGCCGGCGCAACTGCTGACCTTGAGATGGCTTACACGCTTGCAGACGGTTTGGAATACGTGCGTACGGGCATTCAGTCCGGAATGGACATAGATAAATTTGCGCCGAGGCTTTCCTTCTTCTGGGCAGAGGGAATGAATTATTTTATGGAGGTTGCCAAGCTTCGTGCTGCGAGAGTAATTTGGGCAAAATTAATAAAGATGTTCGACCCGAAGAATCCGAAATCGATGGCTTTAAGGACTCATTCACAAACATCCGGCTGGAGTTTGACAGAGCAGGACCCTTATAACAACGTTGTAAGGACATGCGTCGAGGCAATGGCTGCCGCTTTAGGACATACACAGTCGCTTCACACAAATTCCCTCGACGAGGCCATTGCTTTGCCGACCGATTTTTCCGCACGTATTGCAAGGAACACACAACTTTATTTGCAAGACGAGACAAACATCTGCAAGGTCATAGACCCCTGGGGCGGTTCGTACTATGTTGAGAGCTTAACCGATGCTTTGCTTAAAAGAGGGTGGCAACACATCTTAGAGGTTGAATCATACGGCGGAATGACGAAGGCAATCGAAGCAGGGATCCCTAAACTCAGGATAGAAGAAGCGTCTGCAAGGCGCCAGGCAAGGATTGACTCGGCGAGAGAGACGATTGTTGGCGTAAACAAGTTCTGTTTAGAGAAGGAAGAGCCGATGGAGATACTCGAGGTCGATAATACCGCTGTAAGGCTATCGCAAATTAAGAGACTTGAAGCGATGAAGAAGAGCCGCGACCAGAAAAAGGTTGACGAAGCCCTGTCAGCTTTGACGAAATGCGCCGAAACCGGCGAGGGTAATTTACTTGATTTAGCAATTAAAGCAGCAAGGGTTAGAGCGTCGCTTGGCGAGATATCTTTTGCTTTAGAAAATGTATGGGGGAGGTTTCAGGCAGTGACGAGAACAATATCCGGTGTTTATAATTCAGAATATGCTTCAGGCAATGAAGACAAAGTATTGCTAGCAAAGAAACTGACGGACGAATTTGCGAAGAAGGAAGGACGCAGACCGCGTATTATGGTAGCCAAGATGGGACAGGACGGACACGACAGAGGTGCAAAGGTTGTGGCTACGGCTTATGCTGACATGGGATTCGATGTGGATATGGGTCCCCTTTTCCAGACTCCTGAAGAAACGGCAAGGCAGGCAGTTGAAAATGATGTTCACGTGATAGGTATGAGCTCACTTGCTGCAGGACATAAAACACTTCTGCCTCAGCTAATTGAGGAATTAAAGAAACTCGGCAGAGAAGATATAATAGTTATCTGCGGCGGTGTTATACCCGTACAGGATTATGACTTTTTGTATGAGCACGGCGTCACAGCGATATTCGGTCCCGGTACGAAGATACCTGAGGCAGCAATACAGATAATGGAAGAGATAAATAAAAGGTTTTAA
- a CDS encoding methylmalonyl-CoA mutase family protein, which produces MSKLSDNLELRKDFPSTSFEDWKKAAEKDLKGQSYDKSLITKTYEGIDLQPIYTQENIKDNPLLDNFPGYSNYVRGTKTEGNIKNGWMISQELPYFSPREYNEALKYDLERGLTAINFRPDLATLLSKDPDAAMNDESGKGGTSAVSLEDLEECFRDIDITKFPLFVNGGFSAIQILSLFVSYFRKSNADMKKLNAAFLSDPFVFAMRTGVTPYDFETAFDEIYNVTKWTADNKLNFKTIGVCGYEYVNAGGSAVQELGYAMASAVEYINQMLKRGLTIDEAAPRFFFTFGISTNYFMEVAKLRAARIIWSNIIDAYKGKEDSKKMFIHSKTSFYNQAKNDIYVNLLRTTTEAFSAVAGGADSIYTSPFDETVGLPDEFSRRLARNTQIVLREESHLNSVIDPAGGSYYVETITAELAQKAWEIVKSVEAEGGMLNAVTKGIPQTEIEKTATAKEKDFAKRKKVIVGNNMYANMKEERIAEKENGFEEARKERADKFKNRKQREVSLKEVTVDSLINNFLEGSTIGETGKSLKRKPATANIKALKVKRASEIFEELREYSYSYKDKNGYFPKIFLAAIGPLKQHKARADFARGFFEVGGFDVIYEKGFESNADAVNAAVKSNAGIVVICSTDDTYPEIVPVLVKELKAKIKGVKVILAGYPKDMVEGYRENGVDDFIFMGADVYEMNKKLLIGLV; this is translated from the coding sequence ATGAGTAAACTTTCAGATAATTTAGAACTCAGAAAAGATTTTCCGAGCACATCATTTGAGGACTGGAAAAAAGCTGCAGAAAAAGATTTAAAGGGCCAGTCATACGACAAGAGTTTAATCACAAAAACTTATGAAGGGATAGACCTTCAGCCGATTTATACACAGGAAAACATTAAGGATAATCCCCTTCTTGATAATTTTCCCGGATACAGCAATTATGTACGCGGGACTAAGACGGAAGGAAATATAAAAAACGGCTGGATGATATCGCAGGAACTGCCCTATTTTAGTCCGAGGGAATATAACGAAGCCCTAAAATATGATTTGGAAAGAGGGCTGACGGCTATTAACTTCAGGCCCGACCTTGCAACTCTGCTTTCGAAGGACCCTGATGCGGCGATGAACGATGAATCAGGCAAAGGAGGTACATCAGCAGTATCGCTTGAGGATTTGGAAGAATGCTTCAGGGATATAGATATAACAAAATTTCCGTTGTTTGTTAACGGTGGATTTTCGGCGATTCAGATTTTATCGTTGTTTGTTTCCTACTTCAGGAAATCCAATGCAGATATGAAGAAACTAAACGCGGCATTTCTTTCAGATCCGTTTGTTTTTGCAATGCGGACGGGGGTTACGCCGTATGATTTCGAAACAGCTTTTGATGAGATTTATAATGTGACGAAATGGACTGCGGACAATAAGCTAAACTTTAAAACGATTGGAGTCTGCGGGTACGAATACGTAAATGCAGGCGGAAGTGCTGTTCAGGAACTCGGGTATGCGATGGCATCGGCGGTAGAGTATATTAACCAGATGCTGAAAAGAGGTTTAACGATTGACGAGGCGGCGCCGAGATTCTTTTTCACGTTCGGAATAAGCACGAATTATTTTATGGAAGTTGCAAAGCTGAGGGCAGCGAGAATAATATGGTCGAATATTATTGATGCTTACAAAGGGAAGGAAGACTCGAAGAAAATGTTCATACACTCGAAAACATCTTTTTACAATCAGGCGAAGAATGATATATACGTAAATCTGCTGCGCACGACTACAGAGGCATTTTCGGCTGTAGCGGGAGGTGCGGACAGTATTTACACATCGCCTTTTGATGAAACAGTAGGATTACCGGATGAATTTTCGAGAAGGCTTGCGAGGAATACACAGATAGTATTGAGGGAGGAATCGCATCTTAACTCAGTAATTGACCCCGCGGGCGGTTCTTACTACGTGGAAACGATTACAGCAGAACTTGCACAAAAAGCATGGGAGATTGTTAAGTCGGTTGAAGCAGAAGGCGGGATGCTGAATGCGGTAACGAAAGGGATTCCGCAGACTGAGATTGAAAAGACCGCAACAGCCAAAGAAAAGGATTTTGCAAAAAGGAAGAAGGTGATTGTTGGAAATAACATGTATGCGAATATGAAAGAGGAAAGGATTGCGGAGAAAGAGAACGGATTTGAGGAGGCGAGGAAAGAACGGGCAGATAAATTTAAGAACAGAAAGCAGAGAGAAGTTAGTTTGAAAGAAGTTACGGTTGATTCTTTGATTAATAATTTTCTTGAAGGTTCTACGATTGGCGAAACGGGAAAGTCTCTTAAGAGGAAACCTGCGACAGCAAACATAAAAGCTTTGAAGGTAAAACGTGCTTCCGAGATATTTGAGGAATTAAGAGAATACTCATACAGCTATAAAGATAAAAACGGATACTTTCCGAAGATATTTCTGGCAGCGATTGGACCGTTGAAGCAGCACAAAGCAAGAGCGGATTTTGCGAGAGGTTTTTTTGAAGTGGGAGGATTTGATGTTATTTATGAAAAGGGTTTTGAAAGTAATGCGGATGCCGTTAATGCTGCGGTGAAAAGCAATGCGGGAATTGTGGTAATATGTTCGACTGATGATACGTATCCTGAAATAGTTCCTGTGCTGGTGAAAGAGCTTAAAGCAAAGATAAAGGGTGTGAAAGTTATACTTGCGGGTTATCCGAAGGACATGGTTGAGGGGTATAGGGAGAATGGCGTTGATGATTTTATATTTATGGGTGCTGATGTGTATGAGATGAATAAGAAGCTTTTAATTGGGTTGGTTTAA
- a CDS encoding TonB-dependent receptor codes for MRYLLSLVLVAILSVSLVAQDLQEANRKKDLSGVKTKLAGRIIDFDSGNPIEAATVQIFSTNDTTKLVKGTATDKDGNFVIADFKPGKYEVRVSSIGYNTSKLKEVFVSLESPEVSLGDIKIKAGDEFVTSEITVEAEQNFMEMGVDKKVFNVEKDINSESGSVTDVLKNVPSVTIDSDGRISLRGSGNVKILINGKPSGLLSTDPIGVLESIPANTVDRIEIINNPSAKYDPEGMSGIINIVLKKGKTESKTGYTYNLSLNAGTGDKYNLSTGLSYRTGKWNLYGNYSYRSFNMDASGVSRSNNFLSDSMFALNTSSNMFNKMRSHFGTVGFDFDINKENYLGMSLSYSNRDRNRNELTNYKNFDKLLNPTFFYDMHVADEETEDGIDANLNYKLNFNKKFQDLTISSQFSTSNEKGDINSNRQYMNYNSIPVNNTPNIQKEYLDSKYRSFSVQGDYVHPLKIDEAHGFKLVSKFELGFRSQIRNTDDNYRLDTLNYSTNVFNTDASVSNDFSYNEQIHAVYGTFEDKIKRFGYQIGLRLEQTFTKSEQLVTSQNYDNSYFSFFPSVFVKQGLSDDFELQASFTRRINRPSLWSLNPFVIRTDPQNLRTGNPDLKPEYVNGVEVGAVKYFTAFTLTSSVFYRLTTDVITRYSVFDSNGVATNKPENLSQARNYGVELIGSGSLAKWWNVNASASYFRSELDGNIQSAEIDNSGYSWTAKLISNMSFKDLFDVQLSYFYQGLNVTTQGTFNPMQSLDFTVKKDFLQKRMSIGFRIRDLLNTMGFGFSQSTSTFTRDSYRRRDGRTFFLTFTYRIGTDDKKQKRKPQQQEENMDREGQEF; via the coding sequence ATGAGATACTTATTATCCTTGGTTCTTGTCGCTATATTAAGTGTTAGTCTAGTTGCACAAGACCTTCAAGAAGCGAACAGGAAAAAAGATTTATCCGGAGTAAAAACTAAACTTGCAGGAAGAATAATTGATTTTGATTCAGGGAATCCTATCGAAGCTGCTACCGTGCAGATTTTTTCAACAAATGATACAACAAAATTAGTAAAAGGTACTGCAACCGATAAAGATGGAAATTTTGTTATTGCCGATTTTAAACCCGGTAAGTATGAAGTAAGAGTTTCATCTATTGGTTACAATACTTCAAAGTTAAAAGAAGTATTTGTCTCTCTTGAGTCACCGGAGGTGAGTCTTGGAGATATTAAGATTAAAGCAGGCGACGAATTTGTGACGTCTGAGATTACTGTTGAGGCTGAGCAGAACTTTATGGAGATGGGAGTCGATAAGAAGGTATTCAATGTCGAGAAGGATATTAACAGCGAAAGCGGTTCCGTTACGGATGTTTTAAAGAACGTTCCCTCTGTTACGATAGACAGCGATGGAAGGATTAGTTTAAGGGGCAGCGGTAACGTAAAGATTTTAATTAACGGTAAACCCTCTGGTCTTTTATCTACTGACCCTATCGGTGTTCTTGAATCTATTCCGGCAAATACTGTCGACAGGATTGAAATCATTAATAATCCATCAGCAAAATACGACCCCGAGGGCATGTCCGGTATTATAAACATCGTTCTTAAGAAAGGGAAGACGGAATCGAAAACCGGTTATACGTATAATTTGAGTTTGAACGCAGGTACAGGCGACAAATACAATCTTTCTACGGGTCTTTCATACCGTACCGGCAAATGGAATCTTTACGGTAATTACAGTTACAGGTCATTTAATATGGATGCTTCCGGTGTTTCAAGAAGCAATAACTTCTTAAGTGATTCAATGTTTGCTCTTAATACTTCATCTAATATGTTCAACAAAATGAGGTCGCATTTTGGAACCGTTGGCTTTGATTTTGACATAAATAAAGAAAACTATCTTGGCATGTCACTGAGTTACAGCAATAGGGATAGGAATAGAAATGAACTTACCAATTATAAGAACTTTGATAAATTGCTTAATCCTACTTTCTTCTATGACATGCATGTTGCTGATGAAGAAACTGAAGACGGAATCGATGCTAATTTAAATTACAAACTCAATTTTAATAAGAAGTTTCAGGACTTAACTATATCTTCTCAGTTCTCAACTTCAAATGAGAAAGGGGACATAAATTCTAACAGGCAGTATATGAATTATAACAGCATCCCTGTTAATAATACGCCGAACATACAGAAGGAATATTTAGATAGTAAGTACAGGTCCTTTTCTGTGCAGGGTGATTATGTCCATCCTTTGAAAATTGACGAAGCACACGGGTTCAAGCTTGTAAGTAAGTTTGAACTTGGTTTCAGGTCTCAGATAAGGAATACTGATGATAACTATAGACTCGATACTTTAAACTACAGCACAAATGTTTTTAATACCGATGCTTCAGTTAGCAACGATTTTTCTTACAATGAACAGATACATGCCGTTTATGGTACCTTCGAGGATAAGATTAAAAGGTTCGGTTATCAGATTGGTTTAAGGCTTGAGCAGACATTCACTAAATCAGAGCAGCTTGTTACTTCTCAGAATTATGATAACAGCTATTTTAGTTTCTTCCCGAGTGTGTTCGTTAAGCAAGGTCTTTCGGATGATTTTGAATTGCAGGCAAGCTTCACGAGACGTATTAACAGACCAAGCTTATGGAGTCTAAATCCATTCGTTATTAGAACAGATCCTCAGAACTTGAGAACAGGTAATCCCGATTTAAAGCCGGAATATGTTAATGGTGTGGAAGTCGGAGCGGTTAAATATTTCACGGCGTTTACTCTTACGTCTTCTGTCTTTTACAGGTTAACAACAGACGTAATTACAAGGTATTCAGTGTTTGATTCTAATGGTGTTGCGACCAATAAACCCGAAAATCTTTCTCAAGCAAGAAACTATGGCGTGGAGCTTATTGGTTCCGGCTCGCTTGCTAAGTGGTGGAACGTTAACGCAAGCGCCTCTTACTTCAGGTCTGAGCTTGACGGTAATATTCAATCGGCTGAAATTGACAACAGCGGGTATTCCTGGACTGCGAAGCTAATTTCTAACATGTCATTCAAGGATTTGTTTGATGTTCAGCTTTCATATTTTTATCAGGGTCTAAATGTTACGACGCAGGGTACATTCAATCCTATGCAGTCACTTGATTTTACAGTAAAGAAAGACTTCCTTCAGAAGCGTATGAGTATTGGCTTCAGAATTAGAGACCTTCTTAATACTATGGGCTTTGGTTTTAGTCAGAGTACAAGCACTTTTACAAGAGATTCGTACAGAAGAAGGGATGGCAGGACATTTTTCCTGACATTTACGTACAGGATTGGTACTGACGATAAGAAGCAGAAAAGAAAGCCGCAGCAGCAGGAAGAGAATATGGATAGGGAAGGTCAGGAGTTCTAA